In Methylococcus geothermalis, one genomic interval encodes:
- a CDS encoding FKBP-type peptidyl-prolyl cis-trans isomerase, giving the protein MHISPHKVVLIHYTLTNDEGDVLDSSSADEPLAYIHGLGNIIPGLEEALTGRTVGDSFKVTVPPEEAYGLHDENLVQAVPRDAFEGVDEILPGMQFHAESNEGMQIVTVLEVLEEEVVLDGNHPMAGMTLHFDVEVAGIRDATSEELEHGHVHGPGGHHH; this is encoded by the coding sequence ATGCACATCTCCCCTCACAAGGTCGTTCTCATCCACTATACCCTAACCAACGACGAGGGAGACGTCCTCGACAGCTCCAGCGCGGACGAGCCGCTGGCCTACATCCACGGGCTGGGCAACATCATTCCCGGCCTCGAAGAAGCGCTGACCGGCCGGACCGTCGGTGACAGCTTCAAGGTCACCGTTCCCCCCGAAGAGGCCTATGGCCTGCATGACGAAAACCTGGTCCAGGCGGTGCCGCGCGACGCATTCGAGGGCGTCGACGAAATCCTGCCCGGCATGCAGTTCCATGCCGAATCCAATGAAGGCATGCAGATCGTGACCGTGCTGGAAGTGCTGGAAGAGGAGGTGGTGCTGGACGGAAACCATCCCATGGCCGGCATGACCCTGCATTTCGACGTCGAAGTCGCCGGCATCCGCGACGCCACCTCGGAAGAGCTCGAACACGGCCACGTCCACGGCCCCGGCGGTCACCACCACTGA
- a CDS encoding methyltransferase domain-containing protein, whose protein sequence is MPPCPKFGVNFAVFECVEGEASTPEQPMYYLEPNKDYRNDSLRKGVEFSEAEIRVDTAKHYDDCYWDYRTAWFDNENLALHYGYWEEGIKTHSQALLNKNRIMAAIAGIGAGDHVLDAGCGIGGSSIWLAKHIGCEATGVTVSERQVEHAKRNARRHGVSEKTHFQAADFCKTPFPDASFDVVWAVESSCYATDKRDFFREAYRVLKPGGTLIACDGYATRREFDEAEWQAVMDCLNGWAVPNLSTVEEFQAGMEECGFREVHLTEATKETLPSSRRMYLTALWTAPMQWAMHWLGLRKKAQTANYKVALAQWKVFNEGMVRYCIFRAKKPV, encoded by the coding sequence ATGCCCCCGTGTCCGAAGTTCGGGGTAAACTTCGCAGTTTTCGAATGCGTCGAAGGCGAAGCGAGCACCCCGGAACAGCCCATGTATTACCTGGAACCCAACAAAGACTACCGCAACGATTCCCTGCGCAAGGGGGTGGAGTTTTCCGAGGCGGAAATCCGCGTCGACACCGCCAAGCATTACGACGACTGCTACTGGGACTATCGCACCGCCTGGTTCGACAACGAAAACCTGGCGCTGCATTACGGCTACTGGGAAGAGGGCATCAAGACCCACAGCCAGGCCCTGCTCAACAAGAACCGCATCATGGCCGCGATCGCCGGGATCGGGGCGGGCGACCACGTGCTGGACGCCGGCTGCGGTATCGGCGGCAGCTCCATCTGGCTGGCCAAGCACATCGGCTGCGAAGCCACGGGCGTCACCGTCAGCGAGCGGCAGGTCGAGCACGCCAAACGCAATGCCCGCCGTCATGGGGTGTCCGAGAAGACGCACTTCCAGGCCGCGGATTTCTGCAAAACGCCGTTTCCGGATGCTTCCTTCGACGTGGTCTGGGCGGTGGAAAGCAGCTGCTACGCCACCGATAAGCGCGATTTCTTCCGCGAGGCCTACCGGGTGCTGAAGCCGGGCGGTACCTTGATCGCCTGCGACGGCTATGCCACCAGACGTGAGTTCGACGAGGCCGAATGGCAGGCGGTGATGGATTGCCTGAACGGCTGGGCGGTGCCCAACCTGTCCACCGTGGAGGAGTTCCAGGCCGGCATGGAAGAATGCGGTTTCCGCGAGGTCCACCTCACCGAGGCCACCAAGGAAACCCTGCCCTCGTCCCGCCGCATGTACCTCACCGCCCTCTGGACCGCGCCCATGCAATGGGCCATGCATTGGCTGGGGCTGCGCAAGAAAGCTCAGACCGCCAATTACAAGGTGGCTCTGGCGCAGTGGAAAGTGTTCAACGAAGGCATGGTGCGCTACTGCATTTTCCGGGCGAAAAAACCGGTGTAA
- the rimO gene encoding 30S ribosomal protein S12 methylthiotransferase RimO, translating into MKTPQIGFVSLGCPKALVDSERILTQLRAEGYGIVPSYQDADLVVVNTCGFIDAAVEESLEAIGEALAENGKVIVTGCLGERPEEIQARHPSVLKVTGAHAYEEVMSAVHQHLPPLHDPFMDLVPPQGVRLTPRHYAYLKISEGCNHRCSFCIIPSLRGDLVSRPIGEVMTEAERLVAAGVKEILVVSQDTSAYGVDLGYRTGFWGGRPLRSRFQELARALGDLGVWVRLHYVYPYPHVDEAIPLMAEGRLLPYLDIPFQHANARVLKAMKRPAAAANTLAAIRRWREICPELTLRSTFIVGFPGETEDEFRELLDFLEEARLDRVGCFEYSPVKGAAANALPDPVPEEVKAERHARFMEVQERISAARLQARVGRTETVLVDEVVEEGAVARSRADAPDIDGQVFIDGATHLKVGEFVDATFEDADEHDLWARL; encoded by the coding sequence ATGAAAACACCGCAAATCGGCTTCGTCAGCCTCGGCTGTCCCAAAGCGCTCGTGGACAGCGAGCGCATCCTCACCCAACTGCGCGCCGAGGGCTATGGCATCGTACCGTCCTACCAGGACGCCGACCTGGTGGTGGTGAACACCTGCGGCTTCATCGACGCAGCGGTCGAGGAATCGCTGGAGGCGATCGGCGAGGCGCTGGCGGAGAACGGCAAGGTGATCGTCACCGGCTGCCTGGGCGAACGGCCGGAAGAGATCCAGGCGCGCCATCCTTCGGTCTTGAAGGTGACCGGCGCCCATGCTTATGAGGAAGTCATGAGCGCGGTGCACCAGCACCTTCCGCCGCTGCACGATCCCTTCATGGACCTGGTGCCGCCACAAGGCGTCCGGCTGACGCCGCGCCATTACGCCTATCTCAAGATTTCGGAGGGCTGCAATCACCGCTGCAGCTTCTGCATCATCCCGTCCCTGCGCGGCGACCTGGTCAGCCGGCCGATCGGCGAGGTCATGACCGAAGCCGAGCGTCTGGTGGCGGCGGGCGTGAAGGAAATCCTGGTGGTATCGCAGGACACCAGCGCCTACGGCGTCGACCTGGGCTACCGTACCGGCTTCTGGGGCGGGCGGCCGCTACGCTCGCGCTTCCAGGAACTGGCGCGGGCGCTGGGCGATTTGGGCGTGTGGGTCCGGCTGCATTACGTCTATCCCTACCCGCACGTGGACGAAGCGATCCCGCTGATGGCGGAAGGACGCCTTCTGCCCTACCTGGACATCCCGTTTCAGCATGCCAATGCACGGGTCCTGAAGGCGATGAAACGTCCGGCGGCGGCGGCAAACACCCTCGCCGCCATCCGCCGCTGGCGCGAGATCTGCCCGGAACTCACGCTACGCAGCACCTTCATCGTCGGCTTTCCCGGCGAAACCGAGGACGAATTCCGCGAACTGCTCGATTTCCTGGAGGAAGCTCGGCTCGACCGGGTCGGCTGTTTCGAATATTCGCCGGTGAAGGGCGCGGCGGCCAATGCCCTGCCCGATCCGGTGCCGGAGGAGGTCAAGGCCGAGCGCCATGCCCGCTTCATGGAAGTGCAGGAGCGCATCAGCGCGGCACGGTTACAGGCGAGAGTCGGGCGGACCGAAACGGTGCTGGTCGACGAGGTGGTGGAAGAAGGCGCGGTCGCCCGCAGCCGGGCCGACGCCCCGGACATTGACGGCCAGGTGTTCATCGACGGCGCCACTCACCTCAAGGTCGGCGAGTTCGTGGATGCGACTTTCGAGGACGCGGACGAGCATGATTTATGGGCCCGCTTGTAA
- a CDS encoding type IV pilin protein: MAKLSGQACAFRALHAEKGRGARGRSRRGFTLIELMITVAIIGILAAIAYPSYKEHVIRTRRADGKAALLRAAAREELYFMDNKTYTSDVTKLGFAANGKSDEGHYVISVTAADANTFALQAAPQSPHTDALCGNLTLNALGVKGQSGSGSVADCWNW; the protein is encoded by the coding sequence ATGGCCAAGCTGAGCGGACAGGCATGCGCTTTCCGCGCTCTCCACGCGGAAAAGGGAAGGGGCGCGAGGGGGCGAAGCCGGCGAGGATTCACGCTGATCGAACTGATGATCACGGTAGCCATCATCGGCATCCTCGCCGCCATCGCCTACCCGTCCTACAAGGAGCACGTCATCCGGACCCGCCGCGCCGACGGCAAAGCCGCCCTGTTGCGGGCCGCCGCGCGCGAGGAGCTTTACTTCATGGACAACAAGACCTATACGAGCGACGTCACCAAACTGGGTTTCGCCGCCAACGGGAAATCGGACGAAGGCCATTACGTCATTTCCGTCACCGCCGCCGACGCCAACACCTTCGCGCTGCAAGCCGCGCCCCAGAGTCCGCACACCGACGCACTCTGCGGCAATCTCACCCTGAATGCGCTGGGCGTGAAAGGGCAATCCGGCTCCGGCTCCGTCGCCGATTGCTGGAACTGGTAA
- a CDS encoding efflux RND transporter periplasmic adaptor subunit — translation MLYFRLAPRPMRAAVLLCCLLAGMARAGEKPEAAAGNPAQRTAPASSVVLDPARQRLAGIETRRLEAVEYRPETRSLGRIVDIQPLLDLRSRYRAAQAEAKITDAALQLARKNRDRLASLHSEAIVATRELIHAESQLAADEARAVTARHRVRELQEEGLQLWGAELFKAAVAGDSRLFEDLLQRRRVLILVTLHHDQALPADASRIMVAREGDRQAAQPAELISAAPRTDDIVQGETWFFHTDARKLRTGMRIEAWIPMSAATLSGVIIPRSAQIWHEGRSWVYLQTGEDYFVRRPVDSHRDYGDAWFVDAGIAPGESLVIQGAQLLLSEEQRHAIPDEDD, via the coding sequence ATGCTGTATTTCCGCCTGGCGCCCCGTCCAATGCGCGCGGCCGTCCTGCTCTGTTGTCTGCTCGCCGGCATGGCGCGCGCGGGTGAGAAACCCGAGGCGGCGGCGGGAAACCCGGCCCAGCGGACGGCGCCGGCATCCAGCGTCGTGCTCGATCCGGCGCGGCAGCGGCTCGCCGGCATCGAGACCCGCCGGCTGGAGGCCGTCGAATACCGGCCCGAGACGCGTTCGCTGGGCCGGATCGTGGACATCCAGCCGCTGCTCGATCTGCGCTCGCGCTACCGCGCTGCCCAGGCCGAAGCCAAGATCACGGACGCCGCCCTTCAACTCGCCCGCAAGAACCGCGACCGGCTCGCCAGCCTGCACAGCGAGGCCATCGTCGCCACCCGCGAACTGATCCATGCCGAGTCCCAGCTCGCTGCCGACGAGGCACGGGCCGTGACCGCCCGCCACCGTGTCCGGGAATTGCAGGAGGAGGGTTTGCAACTGTGGGGGGCCGAGTTGTTCAAGGCGGCCGTCGCCGGGGACTCCCGCTTGTTCGAAGACCTGCTGCAACGGCGCCGCGTGCTGATTCTCGTCACCCTGCACCACGATCAGGCTCTGCCGGCGGATGCTTCCCGCATCATGGTGGCGCGCGAGGGCGACCGGCAGGCGGCGCAACCTGCCGAGCTGATCTCGGCGGCGCCGAGAACCGACGACATCGTGCAGGGGGAAACCTGGTTCTTCCACACCGACGCCCGCAAGCTGCGCACCGGCATGCGCATCGAGGCCTGGATTCCGATGTCGGCCGCGACGCTGAGCGGCGTGATCATCCCCCGTTCAGCGCAGATCTGGCATGAGGGCCGGAGCTGGGTCTACCTGCAGACCGGCGAAGACTATTTCGTCCGGCGGCCGGTGGACAGCCATCGGGACTACGGCGACGCTTGGTTCGTGGACGCCGGCATCGCGCCGGGTGAGTCGCTGGTGATTCAGGGTGCGCAACTGCTGCTGTCGGAGGAACAGCGCCACGCGATCCCCGACGAGGACGACTGA
- a CDS encoding pilus assembly protein, which translates to MKIQPAIVVLSIAAPFCASQADDTGIYFAGGGSVGGKPLVMFSLDYRANLGAPVCQGTGEDDDDHEHEDDDHGHDDHEHEDDDHEDDDHEHGDDCRSLRTTVSPSSGTTYLPSSGDVTHFDLIRAALRKTMDDLGTELAGVKLGLMINHNDSTTGQCGAGPSGQCSNGAYVLRGFDTDKARFHDALARIPVPQGNLAHDFQGKELYFELFRYLTGQGIFNGHKGWQDYGDNNKNDNLDVDNPGTSFDDRLLKWDSGIENGANYVSPLVDNCSKVFMINFMFQVSNKDNDSDNAIKQGKASGGMNGLNPGTSNSAFANVIRWMRDADLADGTYGTAGNLEDVQNVTSYFFVAPTHINTTTNGYATAGGTNAALPLSTDPTLLIASLKEVFKEVLSVSTTFVSAASPVNVFNRTESLNHVFFSIFQPEQAPRWNGNLKRLKLATDPTTHRLKVLDASSPPIEAISGVDGRIKHEALTYWTSASGFDVQSYADTTKGEVVGKDGRSVGRGGGGQKIPGFLTGSPGDGNATGGARKLYTEPDSLSNGTATALRPLNADTTTATAVWDTLRLNGSKSGDTWSGAATYSSASGDDQATAVKLLKFARGQDANDEDGDGNYTEAHPWASPANQPKRKWLMGDPLHSAAVPINYGARTGYSRDVPDVRILVSGNDGFLHMFRNSASGSATTESPSGVEDWAFIPRRLLGNLKPLSDNGAATSHVYGLDGTAAVYVNDSDRDGTVNGADQVIAFVGMRRGGKGYYALDITDPDTPKMLWRIEKDDASGNFNELGYSFSDPTIAQLDWGEGRKPVIIFGGGYSANKDESSTVNAKNAAAGTDDAQGNAIYIVNAKTGALVWKAIQGSSAASATTFQHPGLADSIPSKVTAVDTDENGSVDRLYVGDTGGVVWRADLAYVKQDGTPSYNEPAHWTLTPVLSVGRHAGQPDRRFFHRPDFVPTTAGSARFDAILIGSGDREHPLDTNVQNQFYMFKDTHVVSGSPPTGSAKTVTDLDDLTSSNTVHTDKSGWYIDIGSSSSGEKVLSSPLTYNGSVYFSTYAPQGGTVSGQCGPNEGQSLTYVISLKDASGIFNFNTATTANERFVATGRGLPSDPVTVAVNGKLYVTAGNLPANPDLSKPVGNSGINRLYWYEKE; encoded by the coding sequence CCTTCTGCGCCAGCCAGGCGGACGATACCGGCATCTATTTCGCCGGCGGCGGCTCGGTGGGCGGCAAGCCGCTGGTGATGTTCAGCCTGGACTACCGCGCGAACCTGGGCGCACCGGTATGCCAAGGAACCGGTGAAGACGACGACGACCACGAGCACGAGGACGACGATCACGGGCACGACGACCACGAACACGAGGACGACGATCACGAGGATGACGATCACGAACACGGCGACGATTGCCGCTCGCTGAGGACGACGGTGTCCCCCAGTTCGGGAACGACCTATCTGCCCTCGAGCGGCGACGTGACCCATTTCGACCTGATCCGCGCCGCATTGCGCAAGACCATGGACGATCTCGGCACCGAGCTCGCCGGTGTGAAACTGGGGCTCATGATCAACCACAACGATTCCACCACCGGCCAGTGCGGTGCCGGCCCCAGTGGCCAGTGCAGCAACGGCGCCTACGTGCTGAGAGGCTTCGACACCGACAAGGCCCGCTTCCACGATGCCCTGGCCCGGATTCCCGTACCGCAGGGCAACCTGGCCCACGACTTCCAGGGGAAGGAACTTTATTTCGAGCTGTTCCGCTACCTGACGGGCCAAGGCATCTTCAATGGCCACAAGGGCTGGCAGGACTACGGCGACAACAACAAGAACGACAATCTGGACGTCGACAATCCCGGAACGAGCTTCGACGACCGGCTGCTCAAATGGGACAGCGGCATCGAAAACGGCGCCAATTACGTGAGCCCCCTGGTGGACAACTGCTCCAAGGTGTTCATGATCAACTTCATGTTCCAGGTCTCCAACAAGGACAACGACTCCGACAACGCGATCAAACAGGGCAAAGCCTCCGGCGGCATGAACGGCCTCAACCCCGGCACCAGCAACAGCGCCTTCGCCAATGTCATCCGCTGGATGCGCGACGCCGACCTGGCGGATGGCACCTATGGCACCGCCGGCAACCTGGAAGACGTGCAGAACGTCACCTCGTATTTCTTCGTCGCTCCCACGCACATCAACACCACGACCAACGGCTACGCGACCGCCGGCGGAACCAACGCCGCGCTGCCGCTGAGCACCGATCCCACCCTGCTGATCGCATCCCTCAAGGAGGTCTTCAAGGAAGTGCTGAGCGTCAGCACCACCTTCGTCTCGGCCGCCTCGCCGGTCAACGTGTTCAACCGCACGGAGTCGCTGAACCACGTGTTTTTCTCCATCTTCCAGCCCGAGCAGGCCCCCCGCTGGAACGGCAACCTGAAACGGCTCAAGCTGGCGACCGATCCCACGACGCACCGGCTCAAGGTCCTGGATGCCTCCAGTCCGCCGATCGAAGCGATCTCCGGCGTCGACGGCAGGATCAAGCACGAAGCGCTCACCTACTGGACCAGCGCTTCCGGCTTCGACGTGCAGAGCTACGCCGACACGACCAAAGGCGAGGTGGTCGGGAAGGACGGCCGCAGCGTGGGCCGCGGCGGCGGCGGCCAGAAGATTCCCGGATTCCTGACGGGCTCACCCGGCGACGGCAATGCCACCGGCGGAGCCCGAAAGCTCTACACCGAACCCGACAGCCTGAGCAACGGCACCGCGACGGCCCTGCGCCCCCTGAACGCCGATACGACCACCGCGACCGCGGTGTGGGACACACTCCGCCTGAACGGCTCGAAGAGTGGCGACACGTGGAGCGGTGCCGCGACGTACAGCTCAGCCAGCGGCGACGATCAGGCCACGGCCGTGAAGCTGCTCAAGTTCGCGCGGGGACAGGATGCCAATGACGAAGACGGCGACGGCAATTACACCGAAGCCCACCCCTGGGCCTCGCCGGCCAACCAGCCCAAGCGCAAATGGCTGATGGGCGATCCGCTACATTCGGCCGCCGTGCCGATCAACTATGGCGCGCGCACCGGCTACTCGCGGGACGTTCCGGACGTCCGGATCCTGGTCTCCGGCAACGACGGCTTCCTGCACATGTTCCGCAATTCGGCTTCGGGAAGCGCCACCACCGAATCGCCCAGCGGCGTGGAGGACTGGGCCTTCATCCCCCGACGCTTGCTCGGCAACCTCAAGCCGCTCTCGGACAACGGCGCGGCGACGTCTCATGTTTACGGGCTCGACGGCACCGCGGCGGTATACGTCAACGATAGCGACCGTGACGGCACCGTGAACGGCGCCGATCAGGTCATCGCCTTCGTCGGCATGCGCCGGGGCGGCAAGGGCTATTACGCGCTCGACATCACCGATCCCGACACCCCCAAGATGCTCTGGCGGATCGAGAAGGACGACGCCAGCGGGAACTTCAACGAACTCGGCTACAGCTTCTCCGATCCCACCATCGCTCAGCTCGACTGGGGCGAGGGCCGCAAACCCGTGATCATCTTCGGCGGCGGCTACAGCGCGAACAAGGACGAATCCAGCACGGTGAATGCCAAGAATGCAGCGGCCGGAACCGACGATGCCCAGGGCAACGCCATCTACATCGTGAACGCCAAGACCGGTGCGCTGGTCTGGAAGGCGATACAAGGCTCAAGCGCCGCGTCTGCGACGACATTCCAGCATCCCGGACTGGCCGACAGCATTCCCTCCAAGGTCACCGCGGTCGATACCGACGAAAACGGCTCGGTGGATCGGCTGTACGTCGGAGACACCGGCGGCGTAGTCTGGCGCGCCGATTTGGCCTATGTGAAACAGGATGGCACCCCATCCTACAACGAACCCGCCCATTGGACCCTCACGCCCGTGCTCTCGGTCGGCCGCCATGCCGGACAGCCGGACCGGCGCTTCTTCCATCGCCCCGACTTCGTGCCGACGACCGCCGGCTCGGCCCGCTTCGACGCCATTCTGATCGGCTCGGGCGACCGCGAGCACCCGCTCGACACCAACGTCCAGAACCAGTTCTACATGTTCAAGGACACCCATGTCGTCAGCGGATCGCCGCCCACGGGGTCGGCCAAGACCGTGACCGACCTCGACGACCTGACGAGCTCGAACACCGTCCATACCGACAAGTCCGGCTGGTACATCGACATCGGCAGTTCGTCCAGCGGCGAAAAAGTGCTTTCCAGCCCGCTCACCTACAACGGCTCGGTCTACTTCAGCACCTATGCGCCGCAGGGCGGTACTGTCTCCGGGCAGTGCGGCCCCAATGAGGGCCAATCGCTGACCTACGTCATCAGCCTCAAGGACGCCTCGGGCATCTTCAACTTCAATACCGCGACGACGGCCAACGAGCGTTTCGTCGCCACCGGCAGGGGCCTGCCCAGCGATCCCGTCACCGTCGCCGTCAATGGCAAACTCTATGTCACGGCCGGCAACCTGCCGGCGAATCCCGACCTGTCCAAACCGGTCGGCAACTCCGGTATCAACCGGCTCTACTGGTACGAAAAGGAGTGA